The following nucleotide sequence is from Strix uralensis isolate ZFMK-TIS-50842 chromosome 15, bStrUra1, whole genome shotgun sequence.
ATAGCAGTCTCAACCCTGTCATTTACTTCCTCGTGGGGAGCTACAGGGATCGGAGAATCAAGTTCACCCTCAGGCTGGCATTCCAGAGGGCCTTTGAAGAGTCAGCAGATGACAAAGATGAACGGGAAACCCGTGACACAATAACTATGTCCTCCTAATATCCTTTTGTGCCTAACACAGTAACACTGTTTTGGAACCGAGGGCCCTATAATTTACATAATTGAAGAACTCTGGGCTATTGGGGAAGGTTTATCTCACTTAACCTTCAGTACCCTCATTGTAGATTTCTACCCTTTAGCGGATTATTTTAAGCTCCATCTGTGGTCATTGAAAACACATAAGCACCTGGACAACAGAATTTATCTGACCTGTATTAGGACCACATTGAAtgtgcccatttcttttcagTGACCATTAAATTTCAGTTTGATAAGGTGAAACGTCTTGATGTCTGTATTTCCTCAAAGGCATCCTACTCAGAATTTGCAGCTTACTCAATAAATCTCTGCCTTTCAGAGCACAACAATATCAAATTCATAAATTCTCAGTCACTTTTTACTCAAACCTCTGAAGATGAGATGGAAAACAATCCTCCTCCTGTTGAAATCACCCACGAAATTCCTGGAAGGAGAGTCTATTTGTCTCACTTAATTTTAAATACCTGTATTTCAGCAACACATGCCACCCTTTGCGGCTCACAGAGTGCACGATTCTTTGCTTCTTAATGTGAAGCATTTCAAATAGTGAAATGATTCATGCCCTAGAACTTCCGTTCTTCTATTAGCTAGGGAGGTTTCCATACAATAGTGTTGTGATGAAGCAGAAAAGGGCTCCAACCCCTACCAACTTGCCTTACAACTTTATGCACTGAATTGCATGCtcccttttcttgtgttttgaagAAATACAGGGCTGGAGTTGCATTTTGTTTTAGCTTCCTCCAGCCCAAGTATCTACATCTAACTACAGCATGCGTTGGGTTGTTATTTCTTCCTTTAAGAAGGACAGATAAGAACCCATGGCTTCTACATCTCCTCTACCAATAGAAATAAATTGAAGGATAGGGAGAAAGTAGGAAAAAGACGAAAGGTTAGTAAATACCACAATTTGCAATAAATTATTCGCTAGACCCAATACCTTGAGACACAAGATGTGATTATTTGAAGTATTGTATTATCAGACGACATAACATTTGGTCTTTTAACCTAAACTGGTAGAAAGTGGCAACACAGGCAATTTTCTCTGAGAAATCTTACAGTTTTTCTCTTCATGCCTTCATCTGCAAATACTTTCCTAAAGGGAAACTGCATTCCTCTATTGTCTATTATCTTTTTGCTGTTcgtctttttattaattttgaaaagcatCGCTTAAAAAAATAGTGGTTCACCCTAATGCCTGTAGTTGCTTTTTGCTTCCTGTTTACagtttctgaaagctgaaatttgAGTTCCATTTCTactattctttaatttttaatgctattgTTCTGTGATGTACATATAGTTGGTTGAGATTAGGTCTATGTCATCAATtatttttgtaaggttttttttcttctaacttcTACTGCTGAGGGGAAGAAAGCATCCGTTTATCAGAAAACATGTTAAATATCCTTTTAATATCTGTAATGATTTTATCATTGTGAGAACTGAAACATCTcctttgttattaaaaatgtcaaaagcctttttttaaaaagaagtacaaattgtatttaaaaacattattgtgcTTAGAAGAAGCCATCAGCTGgtaaaaacatacagaatataAGCTGAGAAAAACTTTCCATCCTGACAGTTTGTCCTTAAACATACCTGTCATGAAGACAGGCAGCATTTAATGTGAACACATTTTACATATCACATTAATGTGAACACTTTACATCCAACCTTGGACATTTAAAAGGTGATACCTGAATATAAACCACGGTTGCAGACACCCTCAATCATCCATGGTAAAAGACAAGTGTTCTCAGGGTGGCATCTGCCAGATATTTGCAGTGTGTATCTCCTGTCGTCCAAAAGAAGTCAGTGATGGGATCTGCAAGGAGATGGGGATCATTTGCAGGCTTTTCCACCCTGAACTAATGCCAAAATAGTCAGCCCAGCCTGCCAGGGAGAATATCCTCAACATCTGAACTAAGTTTGTCCTCTGAGTTGCTCAGTATCTCTCTGGAAGGATGCCAGGGCATCCAGAAGAGCAGTGGTGACGCATGCAAAGGGCACATTCCTCAGAGGCCACCAGCACCCTGAAAAAAGCCCACATTTCTGCTTCCCTGGGGACAGCTGAAAGGAGACAGGCAGCCCAGGCCGTAAGTGTTGAGTGTGCTCCTCACCGCCATCCATGTGCCTGCGGCACGTGGTACCTGCAAGGGATGGTGTCACCTATATCCTGAGAGCAGTAAACCTAACTCCACTCCTCTGAGGAGTCCCTAGACACCAGAGTCTGAAAtaatctttgttttctcattgatttcagcagaaggCACACACGTTACTGTTGGTATGTCTGTGGTACAGTTAAGGCCTGGAGGGAGGGATGTGTACAGCCATGTGGATGCTTCAGAACGGCCCAGTTTCCATGACATGCAGCAGAGTGAAAGACTCTTCAGTGCCTTTATTTGGTTCCCTTTCCCAAGCCTTTGTCCCTCAGTAGTTATCCCCACCCTCTTCTTCAAGCATCTACCCCTTTCTCCATTCCAAGAACCTCTACAACAACCAGTTCACTTCTCTCCCTCACCCCAGCCCACCTCACACGCACCTCAAAGAAGCAGCCTTCCCCTCGCAgccctctccagcagcagctgccaaatTCCTTCTTCTGCACCTTTCTTGGAGACGTGGTTTCATGCCACAGAAGGGAAGGAACAGCAGGTAGTAAGAGAAGGCTACGTCCTCTTTGGAAGAGGAGACTCAGGGTCAGCCAGCTGGGGTCAGAAGGAGGGGCAGGCACCTCTAGACAGCTATCTGTTGTACTATTGAGGTGTTGCACCAGCTCATAGCCAAGTGATGTCTTACAACCCGCAGAGCAACTTGGGATCATGCACAAAGAAGAGCAGAGAAGGTACAACAGTGCAAACAGACTGTGGTAGACCTTGCTGGTAAGATTTGAGATGCATTACAGAAACCCCAATTTAGGCCCTGCAGGGTGTATGCTTTACAAGTTTAACCATCAAAAGCATAGTCACCCATTCCTATCGAGGCCAGAAAAAGACAGCACGTCAAAGCAAGTGTCCATAGGCAAGAAAGGAGATAAAGGACTTAGTTCGATCCTAAGCTCTGTTTAATTTGAACTGAGAGACATGACAAAGTCAAGTAATCACATCACAAAATTTGGATCAGGTCTGCTCAaaggcagctcctggctgcagaggcagagaaaaaCCCTTGCTTCTTCACAGTGTCACACCTGAAGACTGAGGGATGTTTGTCCCCCTAGAGCCAACACCTTCCCATTTCAAAACTTGCACAGCCACAGTGTTAAAAGtcctttcatagaatcacagaataccaggttggaaggatcatctggtccaacctttcttggcaaaatcacggtctagacaagatggcccagcaccctgaaGCATCCTGAGCATCCTTTCTTCCTGTCCATTTTATAATTGGCACACAGTAAGTTTATTTCCCGCCTGCAGTATTTCTGTTAATTGCTATGAATAAATTGCTGTGTTTACTATCTTTCTAAAGTTCCTTTCAGCTCAGCcttttaaaatcctttatttCTCTGGGGTCAGAGGTGAGCAATGAGTCATCAAGGAGCTGTAAGAGCCCTGTGCAGTTTGGAGAGGCTCTGCGTataagcaggaaaaagaaataggcAGCTTTCTACACATATTGTGAAAGAAAGGCTCAGAAGTGTTCCAGGCTGGAAAGCGAGGGTTGATCATGTCCGGAAAGGATTACTGATGCCTAGCACTCAGGGGATGATCTGTCTCCATCACCCCAGGCACATTGGAcaagccttttttcttcttgggGTCTTGAGGATTTGGGATAAGATGTTGCACAGGGAGTGAATTTTGAAGGAAACATTGGGAAAAGGGATACTGTCCCTCAGAATAATCCGGTCTAAGCCAAGTCTGATTTtccaagaacaacaaaacaagatAGAACACCATTTCTCTGAGAACGTCCCACAATCTGTACTAACCACTCATTTATACATCCTTAGCATAACAGCACTTGGCCCCAGTACAAATGCACAAAGAGCCTCTCACAGATGCAAGCAATATCCCAGAGCATTGCCGGCAATGGAATCCCTGGCAGGTAATTTTCTCCCCACCTACTGCAGGAGCAACCAGAGAAGTGgagcagaaatgagaaattgCCTCATAACATAAAAGAAACCCATTCTCATCTGCTGCTGACTTCATCccatcctccctctctgcacagTGAAAATGCTCCTTCCTGACAGCACCTGCTTCATTACACCACAGAAGACACAAACTGAATCCGCAGGCTGAGACATCTTCCCTGTCTTTTCCTCAGGAAGTGTTTCCCAGAAGATCCAATGGGATAAGTTAGAAACCAAGAGAAAGACACTCTGAGAGCAAAATTCAGCTGCACAGGGCAGAAGGTAAGCATCTGAGGACGGGGTTCAGAAATGCCTCACCATCCACAGGTTTTCCAGTGttctttgtctctgctgtgctgttttcTCGTCCTCTCTCACAGACATACAGGCACACAGAGTTGCTGTGTAGTCACACCCTCCCATCTCCTACTGCTTTGTCTGCTCTgaactgcttctttttctttgttgaaCAGtctcattctttcttcttctgcatgGATGCCACACTTAGTCGATCTCCACCCATTCAAATTCCTGCATGATTTTGCCCATCCTCAAAATTTTGCATCTTGCTGGCTGTTGCCTACATAGATAGTAACCATGCATGCCCCTTGAAAGCTATCTGTCCCAAGTGACAAAGCTgtaagaataaaagcaaaaaaacctaaatgctctctgtctcttctctgatcccaagagaaacagaaaggagagaCGTATTTGATTTGGAGTATTTCATCATGACTGAGAAGCTCATAACACTCTTTCCCCAAAGCAACGCAAGCCAGGCTCATGGGACTAACCAGAgtggggctgtgggaaaggcagagCCATCATACGCTGTCCTCAAGTTCATGGAGAGCTTCTGCCTCATCAGCGCTGCCTGTGGGATGGTGGGAAATGGCATAGTCCTCTGGTACCTGGGCTTCCGCATCCGGAGAAACCACTTCACCGTCTACATCCTGAACCTGGCCGCTGCCGACTTTGGGTATCTCCTCTGCATCGCCATTGAGACGGTCCAGTACCTGATGCAGTTCAACGTGGGGGTGCAGTTTGGGATATTCCTCTTCCTGGATCTTTTCATGTATGGGACCGGCTTGTACCTCCTGACCACCATCAGCATTGAGAGGTGCCTGTCTGTCCTTTGCCCAATCTGGTGCCGCAGCCACCGCCCAAAGCACTTGTCCGCCATCATCTCCGGCCTGCTCTGGggtctctccctgctgctgaaCACGCTCGGGTATGTTCTGTGCACCCTCAACCCCTCCGGCAGGAGCTGCAACCTCCTGCTCATCACCATCGGAACCTTGGACTTCCTCTTCTGCACGCCCCTCATGCTGCTCTTCAGCCTGACCCTCTTCCTCAGAGTCAAGTGCAGCTCCCAGCACTTCCGAACAGGCAGGCTCTTCACCGTCATCATGCTCACcgtcctcttcttcctcatttttgcCGTGCCTCTGAGCGTCCTCATCCTCTTTGACTTCTTGGGCTACAAATTTCTCTACTCGCCGGAGATCGGCTTTGTGCTGTCCTGTGTGAATAGCAGTCTCAACCCTGTCATTTACTTCCTCGTGGGGAGCTACAGGGATCGGAGAATCAAGCTCACCCTCAGGCTGGCATTCCAGAGGGCCTTTGAAGAGTCAGCAGATGACAAAGATGAACGGGAAACCCGTGACACAATAACTATGTCCTCTtaaatttctcccttttttgCTCAATCACCTTTTgaaatggagagagaaggaaaaagacaggaaaaacatAAAGATTCCTTTCAACCATTGGGCCCTAGATCGTGGGAGTTGGAGCAAAAGTGAATATATGTCTAATTTAGATCTATACTAAGCCATGTTGCTAGCCCCATATGTTAACCACAAATTCAAATGCACTTTTGTTTATTTAGACTCTTCCGTGATAAAGCATGAGAAGTGTCTTTGTGGCTAGCTTACTTTGCTTACTGTCACTCTCTTTGCGTGTCAAGTTTAATAAACAGCATCTTAAAAtggctctccctggtctttgctttttctttcagctgccACTCTTGAACCAACATTTCAGCTCCTTTTCCATCAACTTTCTCACTTCTAAAGCCATTTCAGAGCCTGCATGTTGTCAAAAATGCCTTCTCAAAACTAATTTCAGAACCAATTATTTTTCACTATAAAGCATATATGCGATCTCCCTTCACCTCACATTTATtctccaaaaaacccaaacaaatcagTTGTTcaaaaagaaacacagacacaagCATGCCCGCAGTGTGTTGGAGGCCAGGAGAGCTATGTGGGAGCGATGCTCCTCTGCGTGTGTTCTCCTCCCCACTGTCCCTAAGGGCTCACCAGAAGGAGCCTGCCAAAACCACCCCGGCCACAAACCAAaagccttcttttaaaaaaagggagggaCACAGAGGCATGGGGCAgattttggggaggggaaaaatgaaCAAAGGGATGAGCTTCTGGTGGTGCAGAAGAGCTTCGTAAGTAGCTGAGGAAGGCACACACTGCACCGTCCTGCACAGCAGAGGAGTCTCTGCAAGGCCTGGCAGCAAAAGGGGTTACCTGGCTGCAGGCACAGACTGGACTTGTCAGATCCTCTCTCCTGGCATCTGCTTCAAGTCCCTGTGGGTGTCCCATGGAGCCCTGGCCAGAAGAAATCTAGAACATCTTTTGGGGGAATCACAAGGGGAGTCACAAGGTGTTGGAGACCACAGACAGGATTAGTGCTGGTCATTCTCTTTCTGAATGTACCTTTATGGCAGAACTCACTTACCCTTATTTCTACTCCTTTCGTGCACCTTCAAAACTCACTTGTGTAGCAACAGAGGGgccttttctccctccttcaccCCAGCTCAGGCAGCTGGGGATGTTCCCTGAGTGAATACATCTCAAATAGTGTGACACATCCCTGCAGTAAAGCTGACTGGTCACAGAAATTCAAGTGGGTCAAGAAATTCAAGGAATTAAGCCACAGAAATAGCTGGGCCAAGGCTCTTCCATGGGCTCTTGGACACTCTACACTCTTGGACACTCTATGCAGCATCTGGCATGTCCAACTTAATCCTCAATACGCCATTCACCTTGTTTCTTCCCTAAGAGAATGGATGTCATCTGAGACTAGAATTTCTTCTGAACACAAACCAAGTTTTAGGGCGCTCAGTGATGCTCATGACTGCTAATCTGCTCTGAGTAGCGGAAATGACTAACAGAAAGAAACTTCAGAAGATAAGCAGATAGAAAACATCCTTTTTCGCTGGCAGATATTCCTATTTTATATAGATTGTTTCTGTCCTAGTAATTATATCAATATTGGCACCTACTTAAttggtttgtttttactgttcTCTGTTATTAATTGTTGAATCTCATGGATGTTTGGCAATATGATTTCCTCCATCTTAAAATACATCGTGTTATCTCAGTCCATTATGTCTATTCCGGAGCTTCCTCAGGATGTGTTTCCATCAGAGCTTTGCTTTGCATTAGAGCAGCAATATATGCATCACCCATTTTACGGGAAGCTCCTGACAAAAAGGAGGGATCTGAGAAGAACCAGGAATACTCATTGCACAATGTGTTGTAGAGGAAATAATATTTGAATTACTGTCAAAGTACTAAGTATAAGGGaaatcataatgaaaataaacaaaggggaaaatgaagacagaaaataggGACTGgaccagataaatatttttttatttgacacAGGAAGAACCGTCAAGTCAGTGTGTGctgaaaaaggacagaaaagccaagtttattttaaaacagctaaTTCCAGCTGTTAGTCTGATATTTCACAGCCGTGCTTGCTCTTTGCCAGGTGAATAACTCTTTCTGCAGTGATTCCAGAGGGAGTAGGACCAGCCCCTGTGTGACTCACCCAAGATAAACATGGGAATTTAGCACGCTGGGGACATTTTCCTTCATCTGTCCTGTCCAAGCAAACCCTTTGTCATGCAAACACTTTATGCTATCCCTGTTCCCCATTTCTACCGGTACCTCTGGCCATCCTGGCGCCTCTTTGATCTGTATCCCAAGGTAGGTGTTTATGTGCCATCCTTACTGTACCAACACTCATCTATCCTGTGCTTAGCAAGCTCCAGGGTTTAGACACTCCTCCTGTGCCATTCGCATTAGGCATTTACACTTGTGTAAACACTTTGGCTGTTGTACACAGCTTCTCGAAGCTCCTTCTGGCCCATGAAAGAGGAAAGCTTTCATGGGAGCTGCAGTTATGTGAAAGTGAACTCCCGCAAGGTCCTATATAGTGCCTATACCTACAAATCCTCCCTCAGATATGTCCCAAGACTATCATAAGAAACAGCAATACTTCTATTATTATGCTGATATACTTTTCTCTTTTATTGTTGAAGAGAACTTcagttagaaataaaataaatgtaaagtatTTGGGTGGGAGGGATTCCCGCAGGAATCACAGATGTGTCGGGTGACCCCACTATAAACACAGAGACCCCGTAAACACAATCAGTGGAGCTGAGAGAGTAACGAGGTAAGGGGAGAAGACAGTTGGGAGGTGTCATGGTTTCTAGTGAAACCTCCGCTAAAACAATGTTGTAATCAACCGTCAAATGTTCTCCAAACCCTGTTAACTAACACAAAATGGCTTCAGTGAAAATGCTGCcctgtaagaagaaaaacaaacaaaaaggaaaggcTATGACCCCTGTTATTTCTTTGAATGTTCTGATCAGaacattttcacttctttctctgATTTAGACCTAGCTTCAAAAAATCAGATTTAGATCCCCTAAAAGACCACAAAGACTCATTCACTGATCAAAGGGAGTAAGAGTTTATTAGGTTGGGTCCAGGGCATGGGGCCCTCTTTCCCCTCAGGCTGCCTCAGGGGCTCAGCATCTTCAGCCCCTGCTGACCCTCCACATTCCCCTGCCTGAGCTCTCTCGGGTCCCACCAGCACACGGCATTCTCTGCATGAGCCTGAGGTAGCTGCAACAAAACCCAtagctgctgggagcagcctccCAAGGGTCTAGAGCCCTCCAGCCTTGGCCTCAAGTCCAAGCGAGGGAGAAGTTGGCATGCAGGGACCAGACCTGGCCAGCACCCAGggtccctcctcctcccctgctctaCCTGGGCTGTGCCCCTTGCTCAGTGTCACCTCATACCAGCCATGAGGTGAGGCACCAGCCTCGAGGACACCTGAGGATGCTCCCATGGTGGCTATTCCCACTGCAGAGGAGGCACGTCTCCAGCCCAGCCACTTGCCCCTTCACTCTGCTGCACAGGAGCAGCCCAAGCCTTCCTCCCCTTTCCAGGAGGGATTCAAACATCCATCTCCactctgtttctttctctccatctctctctctttcattctctttttctttcttagtctccttctttctttctccttctttctcattCTCCAAATTGTAATTTTATCCTCTGTTTTATCCTCTACACCACTAATCCCCCTATCACCTCTCAGGACCCATTGACTTGCCCATTTTTGTAATCCTTTTTGCAGAGCCCTGCCTTGCTTGGCCAGCAGAGATGGCCAGAGTTCCCCAAGGACCTAATGTGTCAGAACTTCCCCAGGCAAGAGATCCCCCAAAACACCATGAAACTCATCTGCTGAGCCAAAGGAGCCAGAGTTTATTCGCTGGGGCCAGAATATTGAGAGTCCCTGCAATGGGGAGTACAGCCTGGACACAGGGACCGAGCCCGGCTGAGCAGTGCCACGTGCCCCCACGCCTCCATCCCCCTGGTGTCTGCGAGGGTCTCCTCTTCATCAGGGCCTTGTAGAGAGGTCCCCACCACAGTGTCCTCAGGTACATGAGTCTCCTTCTTGCTCACCACTTTTTCTTCAAACACGCGGCGGAGGGCGACTTTCATGGACCCTTGGAACCGGCATTGCCGCCAGCTCCCTACCAGGAAGTAAATGACTGGATTGATGCTGCAGTTCAGCAACGCCAGCAGAAAAGTTGTCTTTTCAGGTAATAATTCATGTGAACTTGGAAGATTGAGGAAGACCTCTACACTGAAAGGAAtagcaaaggcaaagaaaaagatcACACTGAGCAGGACAACAACATAGAGT
It contains:
- the LOC141950223 gene encoding proto-oncogene Mas-like, translated to MESFCLISAACGMVGNGIVLWYLGFRIRRNHFTVYILNLAAADFGYLLCIAIETVQYLMQFNVGVQFGIFLFLDLFMYGTGLYLLTTISIERCLSVLCPIWCRSHRPKHLSAIISGLLWGLSLLLNTLGYVLCTLNPSGRSCNLLLITIGTLDFLFCTPLMLLFSLTLFLRVKCSSQHFRTGRLFTVIMLTVLFFLIFAVPLSVLILFDFLGYKFLYSPEIGFVLSCVNSSLNPVIYFLVGSYRDRRIKLTLRLAFQRAFEESADDKDERETRDTITMSS